A portion of the Kineococcus endophyticus genome contains these proteins:
- a CDS encoding DUF4383 domain-containing protein yields MNAPAHEPLAIESANPAEAGGPVCGYARAIAVLVLALAVLGAVPGITSNYSQMGFYSSEANLFGLFRTSAVVIGVQVLFGLAILAFSGSPRQAHKVVVWVALAYLAAGLGGAGLMVNASRTDLPVNVASNWLHLALFVVILGGAWATRKKHVEQLGVF; encoded by the coding sequence ATGAACGCTCCCGCGCACGAGCCCCTCGCGATCGAGTCCGCGAACCCCGCCGAGGCCGGCGGCCCGGTCTGCGGGTACGCCCGCGCGATCGCCGTCCTCGTCCTGGCCCTCGCCGTCCTCGGCGCGGTCCCCGGGATCACGTCGAACTACTCGCAGATGGGCTTCTACTCCTCCGAGGCGAACCTCTTCGGGCTGTTCCGCACGTCGGCCGTCGTCATCGGTGTGCAGGTGCTGTTCGGGCTGGCCATCCTCGCCTTCTCGGGATCGCCCCGGCAGGCCCACAAGGTCGTCGTCTGGGTCGCCCTGGCCTACCTGGCCGCGGGGCTCGGCGGGGCCGGTCTCATGGTCAACGCCTCCCGTACGGACCTGCCGGTGAACGTGGCGAGCAACTGGCTGCACCTGGCCCTGTTCGTCGTCATCCTGGGCGGCGCCTGGGCGACCCGGAAGAAGCACGTCGAGCAGCTGGGCGTCTTCTGA
- a CDS encoding HAD family hydrolase — MQAVVLDLDGTLFDHRGASRAAVDDWVRACGREPTPALHAAWHDAEERHHRAWRDGLVPHDEHRRRRLREFLPLVGRPVGDDAVLDAQFHDEYLVRYRAHWRGFDDVEDALTAVAAAGVSVALLTNGVPEQQHAKLEALGLSGRVGPVLTAGELGLAKPRPEVFHAACAAVGADPARTLHVGDDHPVDVVGARAAGLSAVHLDRHGEGPADEAERMTSLRELGVFLR; from the coding sequence CTGCAGGCCGTCGTCCTCGACCTCGACGGCACCCTCTTCGACCACCGCGGCGCTTCCCGCGCCGCGGTGGACGACTGGGTCCGGGCGTGCGGCCGCGAGCCGACGCCGGCCCTGCACGCCGCCTGGCACGACGCCGAGGAGCGCCACCACCGCGCGTGGCGCGACGGCCTCGTCCCCCACGACGAGCACCGCCGCCGTCGGCTGCGGGAGTTCCTGCCCCTGGTGGGCCGTCCGGTCGGCGACGACGCCGTCCTGGACGCGCAGTTCCACGACGAGTACCTCGTGCGCTACCGCGCGCACTGGAGGGGTTTCGACGACGTCGAGGACGCGCTCACGGCCGTCGCCGCGGCCGGCGTGAGCGTCGCCCTCCTCACCAACGGCGTGCCCGAGCAGCAGCACGCCAAGCTCGAGGCCCTCGGTCTGAGCGGCCGGGTCGGCCCCGTCCTGACGGCGGGCGAGCTGGGCCTGGCCAAACCCCGTCCCGAGGTGTTCCACGCCGCCTGCGCGGCCGTCGGCGCCGACCCCGCGCGCACGCTGCACGTCGGCGACGACCACCCCGTCGACGTCGTCGGCGCCCGGGCGGCGGGGTTGAGCGCCGTGCACCTGGACCGGCACGGGGAGGGGCCCGCCGACGAGGCGGAGCGCATGACGTCGTTGCGGGAGCTGGGCGTCTTCCTGCGCTGA
- a CDS encoding GNAT family N-acetyltransferase, which translates to MLRARTHLTPDDLSAVADLERRVVAHDGGRLKIEWEDLRARASDPGDGPTTDLLWTTPDGRADGYVGFDSWDGRTVELVGMVDPDARGRGIGAALLGAAVQVCRDRGFAQALLIVPRPSEAGHHLARRLGAPLEHSEHALRLDTPPPPAEEDPRTTLRAATTTDLDVLAELLTAAFGQAPTHLAASFAAGDTLAVEHDGAVVGTLRRPRDGSSGGIYGFAVAPEFQGRGIGRDVLRRVSRAFFDEGATSVRLEVAVGNDRALGLYTSVGFRRVQTEDYYDLPL; encoded by the coding sequence GTGCTGCGCGCCCGGACCCACCTGACCCCCGACGACCTCAGCGCCGTCGCCGACCTCGAACGGCGCGTCGTCGCGCACGACGGTGGGCGCTTGAAGATCGAGTGGGAGGACCTGCGTGCTCGCGCCTCCGACCCCGGCGACGGTCCGACGACCGACCTCCTCTGGACCACCCCGGACGGGCGCGCCGACGGGTACGTCGGCTTCGACTCCTGGGACGGCCGCACCGTCGAGCTCGTCGGCATGGTCGACCCCGACGCGCGCGGCCGGGGCATCGGCGCGGCCCTGCTCGGCGCGGCCGTGCAGGTCTGCCGCGACCGGGGTTTCGCGCAGGCCCTCCTCATCGTGCCGCGGCCGTCGGAGGCGGGGCACCACCTCGCCCGGCGCCTCGGCGCGCCGCTGGAGCACTCCGAGCACGCGCTGCGTCTGGACACGCCACCTCCGCCCGCCGAGGAAGACCCGCGCACGACGCTGCGCGCCGCCACGACCACCGACCTCGACGTGCTCGCAGAACTCCTGACCGCCGCCTTCGGCCAGGCCCCGACCCACCTCGCGGCGAGCTTCGCCGCGGGCGACACGCTCGCCGTCGAGCACGACGGGGCCGTCGTCGGAACCCTGCGCCGCCCGCGCGACGGGAGTTCCGGCGGCATCTACGGTTTCGCCGTCGCGCCGGAGTTCCAGGGTCGCGGCATCGGGCGCGACGTGCTGCGCCGGGTCAGTCGTGCGTTCTTCGACGAGGGCGCCACGTCGGTGCGCCTGGAGGTCGCCGTCGGCAACGACCGGGCGCTCGGGCTCTACACGTCGGTGGGTTTCCGGAGGGTGCAGACCGAGGACTACTACGACCTGCCGTTGTGA
- the ligD gene encoding non-homologous end-joining DNA ligase yields the protein MATQNARKNEGEDTVVEVEGRRLRLRRLEKVLYPSTGTTKAEVLTYVTTVAPALLAQLHQRPLTRKRWPDGVASSSFFEKNVPRGMPDWVRTVELDAPGSTKNREKILYPLVEDLAGLVWLVNLAALELHVPQWRVGPRGGVHHPDRLVVDLDPGEGAGLAECAEVALAVRERLADDGLECLPVTSGSKGMQLYAPVSGEQDADVLRSYAHRLAQGLEKDRPDLVVSRMTKVLRGGKVLLDWSQNNSAKTTVAPYSPRGRERPCAAAPRTWDELADADALRQLTLEEVGERYARDGDLLADLGPDAPPGPRVPTS from the coding sequence ATGGCCACGCAGAACGCGAGGAAGAACGAGGGCGAGGACACCGTCGTCGAGGTGGAGGGACGGCGGCTGCGGCTGCGGCGCCTGGAGAAGGTGCTCTACCCCTCCACGGGGACCACCAAGGCCGAGGTCCTGACCTACGTCACGACCGTCGCGCCCGCCCTGCTCGCCCAGCTCCACCAGCGCCCGCTGACCCGCAAGCGCTGGCCCGACGGCGTCGCCTCCTCGTCGTTCTTCGAGAAGAACGTCCCGCGCGGGATGCCGGACTGGGTGCGCACGGTCGAGCTCGATGCCCCCGGCAGCACGAAGAACCGCGAGAAGATCCTCTACCCGCTCGTCGAGGACCTCGCGGGCCTCGTCTGGCTCGTCAACCTCGCCGCGCTCGAACTGCACGTCCCGCAGTGGCGCGTCGGCCCGCGCGGTGGCGTCCACCACCCCGACCGCCTCGTCGTCGACCTCGACCCGGGCGAGGGCGCCGGCCTCGCCGAGTGCGCGGAGGTGGCGCTCGCGGTCCGCGAACGTCTCGCCGACGACGGGCTGGAGTGCCTCCCCGTCACGTCCGGGTCGAAGGGGATGCAGCTCTACGCACCCGTCAGCGGGGAGCAGGACGCCGACGTCCTGCGCTCCTACGCCCACCGCCTGGCGCAGGGGCTGGAGAAGGACCGTCCCGACCTCGTCGTCAGCCGGATGACGAAGGTGCTGCGCGGGGGCAAGGTGCTGCTGGACTGGAGCCAGAACAACTCCGCCAAGACGACCGTCGCCCCGTACTCCCCGCGCGGGCGGGAACGTCCGTGCGCCGCGGCCCCCCGCACGTGGGACGAACTCGCCGACGCGGACGCGTTGCGGCAGTTGACGTTGGAGGAGGTCGGGGAGCGCTACGCGCGGGACGGGGACCTGCTCGCCGACCTGGGACCGGACGCCCCGCCCGGCCCGCGCGTCCCGACGTCCTGA
- the ligD gene encoding non-homologous end-joining DNA ligase, whose amino-acid sequence MLATAAPAAGVPADGDRWAYEVKWDGMRVLADVHEGRVSLRSRTGRDVTVTFPDLADLADAHADVLLDGEVVALQDGLPSFAALAERMHVQDARSAAAAARRTPVTLMAFDVLRLYGVGLLDRPWQERRESLDRLPPSGSAWQVSPVYPDARSLLAATLEQGLEGVVAKRRTSVYQPGRRSPDWVKHAHRRHQACLVVGWRPAEGSSHRMGALLLAVPAADGRLRFVGRAGSGLSSALEEDLRARLAGHEVAEPVVDVPRVDAKGATFTAPVAVVEVRHLGRTTGGRLRQPTLRGLRGDLDPSDVREE is encoded by the coding sequence ATGCTGGCGACCGCCGCGCCGGCCGCCGGGGTGCCCGCGGACGGCGACCGCTGGGCCTACGAGGTGAAGTGGGACGGCATGCGCGTCCTCGCCGACGTCCACGAGGGCCGGGTGTCGCTGCGCTCGCGCACCGGCCGGGACGTCACGGTCACCTTCCCCGACCTCGCCGACCTCGCCGACGCCCACGCCGACGTGCTGCTCGACGGCGAGGTCGTCGCCCTGCAGGACGGCCTGCCGTCGTTCGCGGCGCTCGCCGAGCGGATGCACGTCCAGGACGCCCGCTCGGCCGCCGCCGCCGCCCGTCGCACGCCCGTCACGCTCATGGCCTTCGACGTCCTGCGCCTCTACGGCGTCGGCCTGCTCGACCGGCCGTGGCAGGAGCGCCGCGAGTCCCTCGACCGGCTCCCGCCGTCGGGCAGCGCCTGGCAGGTCTCGCCCGTCTACCCCGACGCGCGGTCGCTGCTGGCCGCGACGCTGGAGCAGGGCCTCGAAGGGGTCGTGGCCAAACGCCGGACGTCCGTCTACCAACCGGGCCGGCGCAGCCCCGACTGGGTCAAGCACGCCCACCGGAGGCACCAGGCCTGCCTCGTCGTCGGCTGGCGACCCGCCGAAGGCTCCTCGCACCGGATGGGGGCCCTGCTGCTCGCGGTGCCCGCGGCCGACGGCCGGCTCCGCTTCGTCGGGCGCGCCGGCAGCGGTCTCAGCAGTGCGCTCGAGGAGGACCTGCGGGCCCGGCTGGCCGGTCACGAGGTGGCCGAGCCCGTCGTGGACGTGCCGCGCGTGGACGCCAAGGGCGCCACGTTCACCGCACCCGTGGCCGTCGTCGAGGTCCGCCACCTCGGCCGCACGACCGGTGGCCGCCTGCGCCAGCCCACGCTGCGCGGACTGCGCGGCGACCTCGACCCGTCCGACGTCCGCGAGGAGTGA
- a CDS encoding siderophore-interacting protein has protein sequence MSAQTDDRTDQRTDQRTDQRTDEVRVARGEAARASYTLFRVRVAAVERLGTSFVRLTMTSPDLARFGAAGYDQRFKVLLFPRPFEDYGVPQGDWYTWWRELPDEVRPVMRTYTVRAFRPATAAADAEIDVDFVLHGIGEGTGDGGAHAGPASRWAAGAAVGDEVVLVGPDAPGTGRMWGVEWAPPAEARTLLLAGDETAVPAVSAVLEQLPAGVAVTALLEVPDAGDILDLRSDADLTVEWLPRNDVHAPGDLLQRRVHDVASALVDQVRAEDLTSQGTDQDGEDEDGILWDVPENAEAAGPECLYAWLAGESGVVKALRRHLVREVGVPRSSVAFMGYWRAGRAEGE, from the coding sequence ATGAGCGCGCAGACGGACGACCGCACGGACCAGCGCACGGACCAGCGCACGGACCAGCGCACGGACGAGGTGCGGGTCGCCCGCGGGGAGGCGGCGCGGGCCTCGTACACCCTGTTCCGGGTCCGCGTGGCCGCCGTGGAACGGCTGGGCACGAGCTTCGTCCGGCTGACGATGACGTCCCCGGACCTCGCCCGCTTCGGCGCCGCGGGGTACGACCAACGCTTCAAGGTCCTGTTGTTCCCCCGCCCGTTCGAGGACTACGGGGTGCCGCAGGGCGACTGGTACACGTGGTGGCGCGAACTGCCCGACGAGGTCCGGCCCGTCATGCGGACGTACACGGTGCGGGCGTTCCGGCCGGCGACGGCCGCCGCCGACGCGGAGATCGACGTCGACTTCGTCCTGCACGGGATCGGCGAGGGGACCGGTGACGGGGGCGCGCACGCCGGGCCGGCGTCGCGCTGGGCCGCCGGTGCCGCGGTCGGTGACGAGGTCGTCCTCGTCGGGCCGGACGCTCCGGGGACCGGTCGCATGTGGGGCGTGGAGTGGGCTCCGCCCGCCGAGGCCCGCACGCTGCTGCTGGCCGGCGACGAGACGGCGGTGCCGGCCGTGTCCGCGGTGCTGGAGCAGTTGCCCGCCGGCGTCGCCGTGACCGCGCTGCTCGAGGTGCCGGACGCGGGCGACATCCTCGACCTGCGCTCGGACGCCGACCTGACGGTGGAGTGGTTGCCGCGCAACGACGTCCACGCCCCCGGCGACCTCCTGCAGCGCCGGGTCCACGACGTCGCCTCGGCCCTGGTGGACCAGGTGCGCGCGGAGGACCTGACCAGCCAGGGCACCGACCAGGACGGGGAGGACGAGGACGGGATCCTCTGGGACGTCCCGGAGAACGCCGAGGCCGCGGGCCCGGAATGCCTCTACGCGTGGTTGGCCGGGGAGTCGGGCGTCGTCAAGGCGCTGCGGCGCCACCTCGTGCGCGAGGTCGGCGTCCCGCGGTCCTCGGTGGCCTTCATGGGGTACTGGCGTGCCGGGCGGGCCGAGGGTGAGTGA
- a CDS encoding siderophore-interacting protein codes for MRNPFKRGTERPAGGRRQRRGVVQRVERLTPEMVRVVLGGEDLADFGVEQADSYVKLVFPLPGVSYPEPFDVAAVRAERPREEWPAQRTYTVRAVTDGEVTIDFVVHGDEGIAGPWAAAARPGDEVWMLGPGGAYTPSADAPWHLLVGDASALPAISASLEHVPAGAIAVAVVEVHSPAEELLLTCPGDLRLHWVHRAAPDPEALVEFLRSLDLPAGAPHAFVHGEADTVRAVRRWARTDLGVTRELLSASGYWRRGRTEDGWREEKRDWVAATETDDASAGV; via the coding sequence GTGCGGAACCCCTTCAAGCGCGGCACCGAGCGTCCTGCCGGTGGCCGTCGCCAGCGACGCGGCGTGGTGCAGCGCGTCGAACGGCTGACCCCCGAGATGGTGCGCGTCGTCCTCGGCGGCGAGGACCTCGCGGACTTCGGCGTCGAGCAGGCCGACTCGTACGTGAAGCTCGTGTTCCCCCTCCCCGGTGTGAGCTACCCCGAACCGTTCGACGTCGCCGCCGTGCGTGCTGAACGTCCCCGGGAGGAGTGGCCCGCGCAGCGCACCTACACCGTGCGCGCGGTGACCGACGGGGAGGTGACGATCGACTTCGTCGTCCACGGTGACGAGGGGATCGCCGGCCCCTGGGCCGCCGCCGCCCGACCGGGGGACGAGGTCTGGATGCTCGGGCCGGGCGGCGCGTACACGCCGTCGGCCGACGCCCCGTGGCACCTGCTCGTCGGTGACGCGAGCGCGCTGCCCGCGATCTCGGCGTCCCTGGAGCACGTTCCCGCGGGTGCGATCGCGGTCGCCGTCGTCGAGGTGCACTCCCCCGCCGAGGAACTGCTCCTGACCTGCCCGGGGGACCTGCGGCTGCACTGGGTCCACCGCGCCGCGCCCGACCCCGAGGCGCTCGTCGAGTTCCTGCGGTCCCTCGACCTGCCCGCCGGAGCCCCGCACGCCTTCGTCCACGGCGAAGCGGACACCGTCCGCGCCGTGCGGCGGTGGGCGCGCACCGACCTGGGCGTCACCCGGGAACTGCTGTCGGCGTCGGGGTACTGGCGGCGCGGACGCACGGAGGACGGGTGGCGCGAGGAGAAGCGCGACTGGGTCGCCGCGACCGAGACGGACGACGCGAGCGCCGGCGTCTAG
- a CDS encoding AAA family ATPase, whose protein sequence is MRTATARLWWLHGSPCAGKSVTAWELHTNLLAGEPRAYFDVDQVGMCYPEREDDPDRYALKARSARALARCLVAAGARTVVVSGVLDDASMQALRGEAVHGTDVAFCRVRVDRDELVRRLRARYGPDLAQRALDEAEDADRLDEGHLTVDSGSAPPREVAARAAELLEGARPGSPPPRVDPLPAPPPLPAPDGATAVLLVGPPGAGKSTAGFALFSTLLDDGRPSSFLDLQQVGFLADVPRPADDPGGHRLRAACVAEVWREHRAGGARALVLNGHVRTQGDVAHYRAALGDVTLTVVRLRVGRESLEDRLRERTLGLGPALAGDELVGADADEVQRTVDRALSEQRRLEDEDPADVVVDTDGVDAHAVAEEIAALLGGEPAEDG, encoded by the coding sequence GTGCGGACAGCGACGGCGCGGCTCTGGTGGTTGCACGGGTCCCCGTGCGCGGGGAAGTCGGTGACCGCCTGGGAACTCCACACGAACCTCCTCGCCGGTGAGCCCCGCGCGTACTTCGACGTCGACCAGGTCGGCATGTGCTACCCCGAGCGCGAGGACGACCCGGACCGGTACGCCCTCAAGGCCCGCAGCGCCCGTGCCCTCGCGCGCTGCCTGGTGGCGGCCGGCGCGAGGACGGTCGTCGTCTCGGGCGTGCTCGACGACGCGTCCATGCAGGCCCTGCGCGGCGAGGCGGTGCACGGCACCGACGTCGCGTTCTGCCGGGTGCGGGTCGACCGCGACGAACTGGTTCGCCGTCTGCGCGCCCGGTACGGCCCCGACCTCGCCCAGCGCGCCCTCGACGAGGCGGAGGACGCCGACCGGCTGGACGAGGGGCACCTGACGGTCGACAGCGGTTCGGCCCCTCCCCGGGAGGTCGCCGCGCGGGCCGCGGAACTCCTGGAGGGGGCGAGGCCCGGTTCCCCGCCGCCACGCGTCGACCCGCTCCCCGCACCACCACCGCTTCCCGCGCCCGACGGTGCCACCGCCGTCCTCCTCGTCGGCCCGCCCGGTGCGGGGAAGTCCACCGCAGGTTTCGCCCTGTTCAGCACGTTGCTCGACGACGGTCGTCCCAGCAGTTTCCTCGACCTGCAGCAGGTGGGCTTCCTCGCGGACGTTCCCCGGCCCGCCGACGATCCCGGTGGCCACCGGCTCAGGGCTGCGTGCGTCGCCGAGGTGTGGCGGGAACACCGTGCCGGCGGGGCGCGCGCCCTCGTGCTGAACGGACACGTGAGGACGCAGGGGGACGTCGCGCACTACCGGGCCGCGCTGGGTGACGTGACGCTCACCGTGGTCCGGTTGCGGGTCGGACGGGAATCCCTCGAGGACCGGCTGAGGGAACGAACCCTCGGCCTCGGGCCGGCTCTGGCCGGCGACGAACTCGTCGGTGCGGACGCCGACGAGGTGCAGCGCACCGTGGACCGAGCACTCAGCGAGCAGCGGCGTCTGGAGGACGAAGACCCTGCTGACGTCGTCGTGGACACCGACGGCGTCGACGCCCACGCCGTCGCGGAGGAGATCGCGGCCCTGCTCGGCGGGGAACCGGCCGAGGACGGCTGA
- a CDS encoding AAA family ATPase, producing the protein MSEPTHPSSGPVSLRPFHPDDVEGVLSLWEAAKMTTGEPVYGLAEVLASCQKDHAVVAHSRGRIVGAVVGRAAHAQGWVVFLGTASGGPDLGARLLAELERVMSGAGLSQLSALLNDDLAASEAFARQGFVAKKDLHYVERHLPLQRSEVQLLNDLGGRMLPRCLWDGIGGMEQEKALLERRLVVPLAQPELAEQFGVTPPRAVVLFGPPGTGKTTFARAIASRLEWPFVEVFPSRLAADPQGLAGALRETFSRVADLEHVVVFIDEVEEIAGRRGGLPPSPLQGVTNELLKLIPAFRERPGRLLVCATNFIRSLDGAFLRHGRFDYLLPIGLPDARAREAIWQRYVPSAVRDRIALGDVVARSDGFSPADIEFAARRASQSAMEEALEGGADAPEGPATRHYLAAIAVTRKTVSAEVAGEFVEDIERLARQ; encoded by the coding sequence GTGTCCGAGCCAACGCACCCGTCCTCCGGGCCGGTCAGCCTGCGTCCCTTCCACCCCGACGACGTCGAGGGCGTGCTCTCCCTGTGGGAGGCCGCCAAGATGACGACGGGTGAGCCCGTCTACGGGCTGGCCGAGGTCCTGGCCTCCTGCCAGAAGGACCACGCGGTCGTGGCCCACTCCCGGGGACGCATCGTGGGCGCGGTCGTGGGCCGGGCGGCGCACGCGCAGGGTTGGGTCGTCTTCCTGGGGACGGCGTCCGGTGGACCGGACCTCGGCGCCCGACTGCTCGCCGAACTCGAACGGGTCATGTCCGGCGCAGGGTTGTCCCAGCTCTCGGCGCTGCTGAACGACGACCTCGCCGCCTCCGAGGCCTTCGCCCGGCAGGGTTTCGTCGCGAAGAAGGACCTGCACTACGTCGAACGCCACCTCCCCTTGCAGCGGTCGGAAGTGCAGTTGCTGAACGACCTCGGAGGGCGGATGCTGCCGCGCTGCTTGTGGGACGGGATCGGCGGGATGGAGCAGGAGAAGGCGCTGCTGGAACGCCGTCTCGTCGTGCCGTTGGCGCAGCCGGAACTCGCGGAGCAGTTCGGGGTGACGCCGCCGCGCGCGGTCGTCCTCTTCGGGCCGCCGGGAACCGGGAAGACGACCTTCGCCCGCGCCATCGCGTCCCGGTTGGAGTGGCCGTTCGTCGAGGTGTTCCCCTCGCGGCTCGCCGCCGACCCCCAGGGGTTGGCGGGGGCGCTGCGCGAGACCTTCAGCCGGGTCGCGGACCTCGAGCACGTCGTCGTCTTCATCGACGAGGTGGAGGAGATCGCCGGCCGGCGCGGCGGGTTGCCTCCCTCGCCCCTGCAAGGGGTCACGAACGAACTGCTCAAGCTCATCCCCGCGTTCCGGGAACGCCCGGGGCGCCTGCTGGTGTGCGCGACGAACTTCATCCGTTCCCTCGACGGCGCCTTCCTGCGTCACGGCCGCTTCGACTACCTGCTGCCCATCGGCCTGCCCGACGCCCGGGCGCGGGAGGCGATCTGGCAGCGCTACGTCCCGAGCGCGGTGCGCGACCGGATCGCGCTGGGCGACGTCGTGGCGCGCAGCGACGGTTTCTCGCCGGCGGACATCGAGTTCGCCGCTCGCCGTGCCTCGCAGTCCGCGATGGAGGAGGCGCTCGAGGGGGGTGCCGACGCCCCCGAGGGTCCCGCGACGCGCCACTACCTCGCGGCCATCGCCGTGACGCGCAAGACGGTGTCGGCCGAGGTCGCCGGTGAGTTCGTCGAGGACATCGAGCGGCTCGCGCGGCAGTGA
- a CDS encoding 3-methyladenine DNA glycosylase — MLAPTAWRERERRHAERAAALTGQAAQRRSRGETHPVEDFLYTYYAWAPGKLQRWHPGVGVVLAGAEERADWANYVAVPAGVQVDAAGIVGRRRATVRLARDVLVATRGRAPQLACFGLHEWAMVHRTRPEQVRHAGLPLRLGHDGTDAVVESHRIRCSHHDAFRFFTPTAVPLNELQPTRQDQPAQEQPGCLHATMDLYRWAMKLSPAVPGELLLDCFELAKDVRVLDMRASPYDVTSMGLSPVAIETPEGKAEYARAQREFAHRADPLRVALVAVCEALLRA; from the coding sequence GTGCTGGCCCCCACGGCCTGGCGGGAACGGGAGCGCCGGCACGCCGAGCGTGCCGCCGCGCTGACGGGGCAGGCCGCGCAGCGGCGGTCCCGGGGGGAGACGCACCCCGTCGAGGACTTCCTCTACACGTACTACGCGTGGGCGCCCGGCAAGCTGCAGCGCTGGCACCCCGGCGTCGGGGTCGTCCTGGCCGGGGCCGAGGAGCGCGCGGACTGGGCCAACTACGTCGCCGTCCCCGCGGGCGTGCAGGTCGACGCGGCCGGGATCGTCGGGCGCAGACGCGCCACGGTCCGGCTCGCGCGCGACGTCCTCGTCGCCACCCGCGGCCGCGCCCCCCAGCTGGCCTGCTTCGGGCTCCACGAGTGGGCGATGGTGCACCGGACCCGTCCTGAGCAGGTCCGGCACGCCGGTCTGCCGCTGCGGCTGGGGCACGACGGCACGGACGCGGTCGTGGAGTCGCACCGCATCCGCTGCAGCCACCACGACGCGTTCCGGTTCTTCACCCCCACCGCCGTCCCCCTCAACGAGCTGCAGCCCACGCGCCAGGACCAGCCGGCGCAGGAGCAACCGGGGTGCCTGCACGCGACGATGGACCTCTACCGGTGGGCCATGAAGCTGTCACCGGCCGTGCCGGGGGAACTGCTCCTCGACTGCTTCGAACTCGCCAAGGACGTCCGGGTGCTCGACATGCGCGCCTCGCCGTACGACGTGACGTCGATGGGTTTGAGCCCCGTCGCGATCGAGACGCCGGAGGGGAAGGCGGAGTACGCCCGCGCCCAGCGGGAGTTCGCGCACCGGGCGGACCCGCTGCGCGTCGCCCTCGTCGCCGTCTGCGAGGCGCTGCTGCGGGCGTGA